The following proteins are encoded in a genomic region of Xanthomonas cassavae CFBP 4642:
- the gspI gene encoding type II secretion system minor pseudopilin GspI, with amino-acid sequence MRRVDSRQAAAGFALLELMVALAIFGMAVVGPLNLSGESMRTAVVLEERAMAAVVAENQAIEAMLAPTAAALAPAHGQELLGGRSWDWQRQAVPASAGMVRLEVQVRAAGQTQEIASLSVLRSVQ; translated from the coding sequence ATGCGCCGCGTCGATAGTCGCCAGGCCGCGGCCGGCTTTGCGCTACTGGAATTGATGGTCGCACTGGCCATCTTCGGCATGGCGGTGGTGGGGCCGTTGAATCTCTCCGGCGAAAGCATGCGCACGGCGGTGGTGCTGGAAGAACGCGCAATGGCGGCCGTGGTGGCAGAAAACCAGGCGATCGAGGCAATGCTTGCACCCACCGCCGCTGCGCTGGCGCCTGCCCACGGGCAGGAACTGCTGGGTGGCCGCAGCTGGGACTGGCAGCGCCAGGCCGTGCCGGCCAGCGCCGGCATGGTGCGTCTCGAGGTACAGGTGCGTGCCGCAGGCCAGACGCAGGAAATCGCCAGCCTGAGCGTGTTGCGGAGCGTGCAATGA
- the gspJ gene encoding type II secretion system minor pseudopilin GspJ, protein MSRPPRAGGFTLIELLVALAVFALVAAAAVVVMRQSIDQRDTVRQRLQQVRDFQLAHGLLRSDLQQAAVRRTRNGDGSAARTAFIASAPGTQGPLFGFVRRGWSNPDRLARASLQYVEYRVVEGRLERSARPALDGAAAATPQVLLRGVRSAVVAFHYRAQWSDGWSGGLEALPDAISLELDMEQWGRVRQVFLLPEGRA, encoded by the coding sequence ATGAGCCGCCCACCTCGCGCGGGCGGCTTCACCCTGATCGAGCTGCTGGTGGCGCTGGCGGTGTTCGCGCTGGTGGCAGCTGCGGCGGTGGTGGTGATGCGCCAGAGCATCGATCAACGCGATACGGTCCGCCAACGATTGCAGCAGGTGCGCGATTTCCAGCTGGCCCATGGCCTGCTGCGCAGCGATCTGCAACAGGCCGCGGTGCGGCGCACGCGCAATGGCGATGGCAGCGCCGCGCGCACGGCCTTCATCGCCAGTGCGCCGGGAACCCAGGGGCCGTTGTTCGGCTTCGTGCGGCGCGGCTGGAGCAATCCGGATCGGTTGGCACGCGCCTCGCTGCAATATGTGGAGTACCGCGTGGTCGAAGGACGCCTGGAGCGCAGTGCGCGACCGGCACTGGATGGTGCGGCGGCCGCAACGCCGCAGGTGCTGCTGCGCGGCGTGCGCTCGGCGGTGGTGGCGTTTCATTACCGTGCGCAATGGAGCGATGGCTGGAGCGGCGGGCTGGAAGCGCTGCCGGATGCCATCTCGCTGGAGCTGGACATGGAGCAATGGGGACGTGTGCGGCAAGTGTTCCTGCTGCCGGAGGGACGCGCATGA
- the gspG gene encoding type II secretion system major pseudopilin GspG has product MQSIQSLASAGARPLRSRARGFTLVELMVVIVIIGLLATVVMINVMPSQDRAMVEKARADVAVLEQALETYRLDNLTYPTTEQGLQALLTAPGGLARPERYRQGGYIRRLPEDPWGHAYQYRRPGRTGGFDVYSFGADGAQGGDADNADIGNWR; this is encoded by the coding sequence ATGCAGTCCATCCAGTCTCTTGCCTCTGCCGGCGCGCGTCCGCTGCGCAGTCGCGCGCGCGGCTTCACCCTGGTCGAGTTGATGGTGGTCATCGTCATCATCGGCCTGCTCGCCACCGTGGTGATGATCAACGTGATGCCCAGCCAGGACCGCGCCATGGTCGAGAAGGCGCGCGCCGATGTCGCGGTGCTGGAGCAGGCGCTGGAAACCTATCGCCTGGACAACCTCACCTATCCCACCACCGAACAGGGCCTGCAGGCCCTGCTCACCGCGCCGGGCGGTCTGGCCCGGCCGGAGCGCTACCGGCAAGGCGGCTATATCCGCCGCTTGCCCGAAGACCCCTGGGGGCATGCGTACCAGTATCGCCGCCCGGGTCGCACAGGCGGCTTCGATGTGTATTCCTTCGGTGCCGATGGGGCTCAAGGCGGCGATGCCGACAACGCCGACATCGGCAACTGGCGCTGA
- the gspL gene encoding type II secretion system protein GspL produces the protein MMTTLVLLPADTATPPTVVHVDAHGQVVWQGECNARPAPPGRSVLVVPGADVQLRWMALPGRSMAQSVAAARLQLAEHLAVDVQALHVAIATQPEADGMHLVAAVDTVVMQHWLERAAGVGIVPDAVVPECLLLAVPAAEQPPTLLQWDGRWLLRGPRLACSLEPPLAQVLIAALPIAPALPLDPDPQRVIAQFARHAAIAPIDLRQQGFAVVTRQRAGLRRRTLTLLVALLLLSPVLLVLAQTLRYEIGAQLLQRRTAALLGKDDPQGPSDAAAAQASAATPDAFASRLATVFSAVESVPGVELDVLAYHHAGAIRIAVLHADAAQLQSVSSHLHAAGWQLQPSPGESRDGRLRTTLQLEPPR, from the coding sequence ATGATGACCACGCTGGTGCTGCTGCCGGCCGACACGGCAACGCCGCCAACCGTCGTGCATGTGGATGCGCACGGGCAGGTGGTATGGCAAGGCGAATGCAACGCACGGCCCGCGCCTCCTGGACGCAGCGTGCTGGTGGTGCCCGGCGCCGATGTGCAGCTGCGCTGGATGGCCTTGCCCGGGCGCAGCATGGCGCAATCGGTGGCCGCCGCGCGCCTGCAATTGGCCGAGCACCTGGCAGTGGACGTGCAGGCCCTGCACGTGGCCATTGCCACGCAGCCGGAGGCCGATGGCATGCATCTGGTCGCGGCGGTGGACACGGTGGTGATGCAGCATTGGCTGGAGCGCGCTGCAGGCGTGGGGATCGTTCCCGATGCGGTGGTGCCGGAGTGTCTGCTGCTGGCCGTGCCGGCCGCCGAGCAACCGCCGACACTGCTGCAGTGGGACGGGCGCTGGCTGCTGCGCGGCCCGCGTCTGGCCTGCAGCCTGGAGCCGCCGCTTGCACAGGTGCTGATTGCCGCACTCCCCATCGCGCCTGCGCTGCCGCTGGACCCGGATCCGCAGCGGGTCATCGCGCAGTTCGCCCGGCATGCCGCCATCGCGCCGATCGATCTGCGCCAGCAAGGCTTTGCGGTGGTCACCCGCCAGCGCGCCGGCCTGCGCAGGCGCACGCTGACGCTGCTGGTTGCGCTGTTGTTGCTGTCGCCGGTGTTGCTGGTGCTTGCGCAGACCCTGCGCTACGAGATCGGGGCGCAGCTGCTGCAGCGGCGCACTGCCGCGCTGCTGGGCAAGGATGATCCCCAGGGGCCATCCGACGCGGCCGCAGCGCAGGCCAGCGCTGCAACGCCGGACGCATTCGCCTCGCGCCTGGCAACCGTTTTTTCCGCCGTGGAGTCGGTGCCGGGCGTGGAGCTGGATGTGCTGGCGTACCACCATGCCGGCGCGATACGCATCGCCGTGCTGCATGCCGATGCGGCGCAGCTGCAGAGTGTCAGCTCCCACTTGCATGCTGCCGGCTGGCAGCTGCAACCATCGCCGGGCGAATCCCGGGACGGGCGCCTGCGTACCACCTTGCAGCTGGAACCGCCACGATGA
- the gspK gene encoding type II secretion system minor pseudopilin GspK: MRALHAPARQRGVALLTVLLLVAVMTLLMVAVLDDLRFGLRRSGNGEAMTQAQWYALGSETLARQRLQALARRDPLRTTLDGGWNDQPVTFPLDDGRVSVRLRDRGSCFNLNSVVAGAPEQWQRSDDGARQYQALLEALGITPPQAQALTDALVDWIDSDSQPGAHGAEDEHYLHSAAPLRTGATLLAGVSELGAIAGYTPARITLLQPYLCALPEGRLSPVNINTLRLQDAPVLVALTEGRLELTAARRVIAARPAGGWRDPVVFFNTPALLHVAPSNAVLQQVQLRTTYFSLVSEVEHAGAQVMLEALLQQDPAGRVRLVARQWSPDA; the protein is encoded by the coding sequence ATGAGGGCGTTGCATGCACCTGCGCGGCAACGTGGCGTCGCATTGTTGACGGTATTGTTGCTGGTGGCGGTGATGACGCTGCTGATGGTCGCGGTGCTGGACGACCTGCGCTTTGGCCTGCGCCGTAGCGGCAATGGCGAGGCGATGACGCAGGCGCAGTGGTATGCGCTGGGGAGCGAGACCCTCGCGCGGCAACGCCTGCAGGCACTGGCCAGACGCGACCCGCTGCGCACCACGCTGGATGGCGGCTGGAACGATCAACCGGTCACCTTCCCGCTGGACGATGGCAGGGTGAGCGTACGGCTGCGCGACCGTGGCAGCTGTTTCAACCTCAATAGCGTGGTGGCCGGCGCGCCCGAGCAATGGCAGCGCAGCGACGACGGTGCGCGCCAATACCAGGCCCTGCTGGAGGCATTGGGCATCACGCCGCCACAGGCGCAGGCGCTGACCGATGCGCTGGTGGACTGGATCGACAGCGACAGCCAACCCGGCGCACACGGCGCGGAAGACGAGCACTATCTGCATTCGGCAGCGCCGCTGCGGACCGGTGCGACCCTGCTGGCCGGTGTCAGCGAGCTGGGTGCCATCGCCGGCTACACCCCCGCACGCATCACGCTGCTGCAGCCTTATCTGTGTGCGCTACCGGAAGGGCGGCTGTCGCCGGTCAACATCAACACCCTGCGCCTGCAGGATGCGCCGGTGCTGGTGGCGCTGACCGAAGGCCGGCTGGAACTGACGGCCGCACGCCGGGTGATCGCGGCACGCCCGGCCGGCGGATGGCGCGATCCGGTGGTGTTCTTCAACACGCCCGCCCTGCTGCACGTCGCACCGTCGAACGCAGTGCTGCAGCAGGTGCAGTTGCGCACCACGTATTTTTCCCTCGTCAGCGAAGTCGAGCATGCCGGTGCGCAGGTCATGCTCGAAGCCTTGCTGCAGCAAGACCCGGCCGGCCGCGTGCGGCTGGTGGCACGCCAATGGAGCCCCGACGCATGA
- the gspM gene encoding type II secretion system protein GspM — protein MNQRMQAWWQARAPRERGMLAIMLLAVAAFVGWYALLVPLRHWKGRAQSRYDHAAETLLAARASHRAATVTAVPLERILRSAREATIAITHHRVSPTGTLDLQIDRVSSASLFAWLEQLRQRDHLAPTQLDITRRDGQLQAHITLQGIAP, from the coding sequence ATGAATCAACGCATGCAGGCCTGGTGGCAGGCGCGTGCGCCGCGTGAGCGCGGCATGCTGGCGATCATGTTGCTGGCCGTGGCGGCCTTCGTGGGGTGGTACGCGCTGTTGGTGCCGCTGCGGCACTGGAAGGGCCGTGCCCAGTCCCGTTATGACCATGCCGCCGAAACGCTGCTCGCTGCGCGTGCTTCACACCGCGCCGCTACAGTGACGGCAGTCCCCCTTGAGCGCATTCTGCGCAGCGCCCGCGAGGCCACCATCGCCATCACCCATCACCGCGTCAGCCCCACCGGGACGCTGGACCTGCAGATCGATAGGGTGAGCAGTGCCAGCTTGTTCGCGTGGCTGGAACAGCTGCGTCAGCGCGATCATCTGGCGCCGACCCAGCTCGATATCACCCGCCGCGATGGCCAGCTGCAAGCGCACATCACCTTGCAGGGCATCGCGCCATGA
- a CDS encoding GspH/FimT family pseudopilin, producing the protein MRGFTLLEMLAVLVITALASTLVVMTLPDTRRDLHDQADGLASALIDARDDAILSLRMVEVIVDTGGYAFRRQARQQWVALDEKPLVATRWPAGVQAQLPAGATQLSVRFDPTGAATPQRIALADGQQQLQVLVDAAGGVRVDAPRR; encoded by the coding sequence ATGCGTGGTTTCACCTTGCTGGAGATGTTGGCCGTGCTGGTCATCACCGCGCTGGCCAGCACGCTGGTGGTGATGACGCTGCCCGACACCCGGCGCGATCTGCACGACCAGGCCGATGGATTGGCCAGCGCGCTGATCGACGCGCGCGACGACGCCATCCTGAGCCTGCGCATGGTCGAGGTGATCGTCGATACCGGCGGCTACGCGTTCCGTCGTCAGGCGCGGCAGCAGTGGGTGGCGCTGGACGAAAAACCGCTCGTCGCCACACGCTGGCCGGCCGGTGTGCAGGCGCAACTACCAGCCGGTGCCACGCAGCTGAGCGTGCGCTTCGACCCCACCGGGGCGGCCACGCCGCAACGCATCGCCCTGGCCGACGGGCAGCAACAGCTACAGGTGCTGGTCGATGCCGCCGGCGGAGTACGGGTCGATGCGCCGCGTCGATAG